Proteins encoded by one window of Leptospira neocaledonica:
- a CDS encoding permease yields the protein MSKYKWFVAGDLDGFFGLMIDNLIQILVLVALCIGFCGMPQDFVFRVVIPGAAISLLVGNLFYAWQARQLALAENRNDVTALPYGINTVSLFAFVFFVMFPVYQKTNSYKAAWSIGLLASFVSGLIEFFGAFIAEKIRKATPRAALLSALAGIALTFISMDFLVRTFLNPLVAFVPFGIILLQYFGRVVFPFKIPGGLISVIVGTLLAWYLPHLTGKQMMDGAALHSSIDFGFNFPVWSGGDLFEAWSQIGIREYLSVILPMGIFNVIGSLQNIESAEAAGDKFNTRNSLMMNGVGTIVGSLFGSPFPTTIYIGHPGWKALGARSGYSSLNGIFMTLIAFFGLVSFVCALIPVEAGMAIVLWIGIVIGAQAFEATPTRHAPAVVLGLLPALAGWGVLMIQSAFNYAAPILAKAIEGTEAASKTQNIWLSTVPLDQPIFPYSLGGLLSLSQGFLLSSMVWAAIATFVIDRDFKKAIIASLVGAFLAGTGFIHSYSLAGNAILNSFQLNLGPFVWAYLLLSGLFLLASFLKKEPRAV from the coding sequence ATGAGCAAATACAAATGGTTTGTTGCCGGGGACCTGGATGGATTCTTCGGCCTGATGATCGATAACCTGATCCAAATTTTGGTTCTGGTAGCTTTGTGTATCGGTTTTTGTGGGATGCCTCAGGATTTTGTATTCAGAGTAGTGATCCCAGGAGCTGCAATCTCTCTACTTGTAGGAAATCTTTTCTACGCTTGGCAAGCAAGACAACTCGCGCTTGCAGAAAACAGAAATGATGTTACTGCCTTACCTTACGGAATCAATACTGTTTCTTTGTTCGCATTCGTCTTTTTTGTAATGTTCCCAGTTTACCAAAAAACGAATAGTTATAAGGCAGCTTGGTCTATCGGACTTCTCGCAAGTTTTGTATCCGGACTCATCGAATTTTTTGGTGCATTTATTGCGGAGAAGATCCGCAAGGCAACCCCAAGAGCCGCACTTCTTTCCGCTCTTGCAGGGATCGCACTTACATTTATCTCCATGGACTTTTTGGTCCGCACATTTTTAAACCCGCTCGTTGCATTCGTTCCATTCGGAATTATACTTCTGCAATATTTCGGTAGAGTTGTATTTCCATTTAAGATCCCAGGAGGACTGATCTCGGTAATCGTTGGGACTTTACTTGCATGGTACCTTCCCCACCTCACCGGAAAACAAATGATGGATGGAGCTGCGTTACATTCCTCTATCGATTTTGGATTTAATTTCCCAGTATGGAGCGGCGGAGATCTATTCGAAGCCTGGAGTCAGATCGGGATCAGAGAATATCTTTCCGTGATCCTACCCATGGGAATTTTTAACGTAATCGGTTCCTTACAAAACATAGAATCAGCAGAAGCAGCAGGAGATAAATTTAACACCAGAAATTCTCTCATGATGAATGGTGTAGGAACGATTGTGGGTTCTTTATTCGGATCTCCTTTCCCGACTACAATTTATATTGGCCATCCAGGTTGGAAGGCACTCGGTGCTAGATCCGGTTATTCCAGCTTGAACGGGATCTTCATGACTTTAATTGCGTTCTTCGGTTTAGTCAGTTTTGTATGTGCTCTCATCCCTGTAGAGGCTGGAATGGCAATCGTACTTTGGATCGGTATCGTGATCGGTGCACAAGCATTCGAAGCGACTCCTACTAGACACGCACCTGCGGTTGTGCTTGGACTTCTTCCTGCTCTAGCAGGTTGGGGAGTATTGATGATCCAAAGTGCATTTAATTATGCGGCTCCCATTCTTGCAAAAGCGATAGAAGGAACAGAAGCTGCTTCCAAAACCCAAAATATCTGGCTTTCTACAGTTCCTCTAGACCAGCCTATTTTTCCGTATTCTCTCGGCGGACTTTTGAGTTTGTCCCAAGGATTTTTACTTTCTTCCATGGTTTGGGCGGCGATCGCAACATTTGTGATCGATCGAGACTTTAAGAAGGCGATTATTGCAAGTTTAGTCGGTGCATTTCTTGCCGGAACGGGATTTATACATTCTTATTCCTTGGCTGGAAACGCAATTTTGAACTCTTTTCAGCTAAACTTGGGTCCATTTGTATGGGCATATTTATTACTTTCGGGACTTTTTCTTCTCGCTTCTTTCTTGAAGAAGGAACCAAGAGCGGTCTAA
- a CDS encoding ClpXP protease specificity-enhancing factor SspB translates to MDSPNLEDIQALREFKKQLFSVYWERFGTFYVHVMPHPDLKIGKRGLVGEEPESGIILVIGPRAARDIKIEEEWVYAELQFGYTWEEVFLPWDGIFRYFDKSQQTVTQMRIYLGKPDGPPKKEEPSTAETKEEDSDLGSGSSKRKDNVIQVDFGSKTKK, encoded by the coding sequence ATGGATAGTCCGAATTTAGAAGACATACAGGCACTTCGAGAATTCAAAAAACAACTCTTTTCAGTGTACTGGGAAAGGTTCGGCACCTTCTATGTACATGTAATGCCTCATCCTGATCTAAAGATCGGAAAAAGAGGACTCGTGGGAGAAGAACCGGAATCAGGTATTATCCTAGTCATAGGACCTCGCGCCGCAAGAGATATCAAAATTGAAGAAGAATGGGTCTATGCAGAACTACAGTTCGGCTATACCTGGGAAGAAGTCTTCCTACCCTGGGACGGAATTTTTAGATATTTCGACAAGTCCCAACAAACAGTCACACAAATGAGAATTTATTTGGGCAAACCGGATGGCCCTCCTAAAAAAGAGGAACCATCTACGGCTGAAACCAAGGAAGAAGATTCCGATCTAGGATCTGGATCTTCAAAACGAAAAGATAATGTAATCCAAGTAGACTTCGGGAGTAAAACAAAGAAATGA